A window of Phenylobacterium sp. NIBR 498073 genomic DNA:
CGGCACGACCTCGTAGTAGTTGGTGAAGTCGTCGTAGGTGGAGGCGTTGTTGAAGCCGCCGACGTCCTCGGTCATGCGGTCGATGGTCTCCGACGGCATGTCGCGCGTGGCCTTGAACATCATGTGTTCGAAGAGGTGCGCGAATCCGGAGCGGCCGATCGGATCGTCCTTCGACCCGACGCCGTACCAGACCTGGACCGTCACGTTCGGCGTGGTGCGGTCGACCGAGGAATAGACCTTCAGCCCGTTGGCGAGCGTGCGTTCCTGGTAGCCGATTGGCGGGACGCTGTCGGCCGCTGCGGCGGGAAGGGCGAGGCCCAGGCAGAGGGTGAGCGCGAGGGCGGCGTGACGAAGCATACGGACTTCCCGGTTGGCGAGCGCGGACCCTAGCACTCGCCCCGGCCATGGGAAGCTTACGGGATTGTCATGTGGGCCTGTTGCTCCCACGCACTCCACCGCTCAACCCGGCGAAAGCCGGGGCCCAAGCTGGATTTCAGCCTGCGAGGCGGCGAGGTCGCTTGGGTCCCGGCTTTCGCCGGGACGAGCGGAATTCTAATGCCCGGCCCTACTCCGCCAGCTTGACCAGCATCTTGCCCGAGTTCTTGCCTTCCATCAGGCCGATCAGCGCGCTGGGGGCGTTGCCGATGCCGTCGAGGATGGTCTCCTGGTACTTGACCTTGCCCTCCTTCAGCCAGCCGGCCATGTCGCCGAGGAACTGGCCGTGCAGGTGCAGGAAGTCGGTGCCGACGAAGCCGCGCAGCATCACCCGCGAATAGATGATGTTCGACAGGTTCGAGACGCTGGAGTGGCCGGAGTTGTAGCCGGAGATGAAGCCGCAGACCGGGATCCGGCCGAGCGTGTTGATCCGGCGCAGGGCGGCCTCCAGGTGGTCGCCGCCGACATTGTCGAAATAGACGTCGATGCCCTTGGGGGTGGCTTCTTCGAGCGCCTTCCTGATCGGGGTTTCCTTGTAGTTGATCACAGCGTCGAGCCCGACCTCGTCCTTCAGCCAGGCGGCCTTGTCGGCGGCGCCGGTGGAGCCGACCACGTAGCAGCCCTTGATCTTGGCGATCTGGGCGGCGACCGAGCCCACGGCCCCGGCGGCGGTGGAGACGAACACCTGCTCGCCGTCCTTCAGCTGGCCGATGTGCAGCAGGCCGCCATAGGCGGTGAAGCCGGTCATGCCGAGCGCGTGCATGTGGACGGTGACCGGCAGGTCGGGATCGGCGGCCAGCTTGGTCAGGCCCTTGCCGTCGGAGGTGAAGAACTCGCGGAAACCGTTGCGGTTGGAGACCAGGTCGCCGACCGCGAAGTCGGGGTTCTTCGATTGCACGACGCGGCCTAGCGCCCCACCCATCATGGCGACGTTCAGGTCCTGGCCGGCGGTCAGCCGCGGGCGCATGGCCGGGTCGACCGACATGTAGAGGTTCTCGACCAGGACTTCGCCGTCGGCGGCGTCGGGAACCTGCGTCTCGATCAGGGCGAAGTCTCCCTGGGCGGGCATGCCGCTCGGACGGGCGACGAGGTGGATTTCACGGCTCTTGGGCATATGGCCTCCCTTTGTCTTTGAAATGCGCCGGCCCGAAATGCAGATGGGCCGAAGAGAAGTTGTCGCCTGCCGAACGGCGTAAGGCCAGGGCTTTCAAACAATTGTTCGAGATCAGCCCTCGGGCAGCGCGTCGCCCCAGTCGAGCCGGCGGGCGACCGCGTAGGCGGCCTTGTCGCGCTTGGCGGCGAAGGCCAGCTCGGCAGCGCCCCGCGGCGTGCAGAGCTTGAGCTCGATCCCCGGCTTGCCGGCGCGCGGCGGGGCCAGCACGCGGGCGCTCGGCGCTTCGGCCGCGACGCCGGGGCGGGCGGCCAGCAGGTAGATGAACTTCTCGTCCTCGAACGGGGTCTCGGCGCCCTTGGCCAGGCGATGGTCGCGCGAGCGGGCCAGGCGCTGGCTGAAGTGGCACCAGTCGGGGGCGGCGAGCGGACAGGGCGCCTGGTGCGGGCAGGGGGCGAGGATGCTCGCGCCGGCCTCGATCAGGGCCTGGCGGGCGGCGAGGATCCGCGCGTAGCCGGCTGGCGTGCCCGGCTCGACCAGGGCCAGGGCCCCGAGGGTCGAGGCCCAGAGCGCGGCGATGGTCGCGGCCTGCTTGGTTTCGGGGATCTCGGCCAGGGCGTAGCTGGCGACGACGAGGTCGGCGCTGGGCCAGTCGCCCGGGGCGGTGAGGTCGGCGCGGATCCGCTCGGCGCCCTGCAGCGGCGCAGGCGCGTCGACCGCCAGCGTGGCGGCGATGTCGAGAAAGGCGCGGTTGGAGTCGAGCAAGCTGGCGGAGGCGATCTGCGGCCAGGTCTCCAGCGCCGCCCAGCTGGCCCCGCCGGGACCGGCGCCGGCGTCCAGCAAGGAGGTCGGCGAGAAGTCGGGGGCGCGCTGGCTCAGCTCCTCGAACACCCGGCCGCAGGCGGCGAAGGTGGCCGGCAGCCGGGTGAGGACATAGGCCGTGGCGTCGGCCTGGCTGGCGACCACCGCGGCCGAGCCGCCGCCGGCGCGGTAGCGGGCCGAGATCGCGCCGGCGCGCTGCGCCATGTCCTTGCGCGAGACGCCGTCCATCAGGCGGTCGGCGGCGAGGCGGAGCTGGGGCGGCAGGTCGAACGACATGGGGAGGGGATTAGCCGCCTCCTTCACGAACTGTCATCCCGGAAAGCGCGCGGCGCTTGTCCGGGACCCATGAACACCGGATGGGACGGGTGGCGGCGAGGCCGCGCCGGGGCCGGACGGAAGCGGTGCGAATGGGGTCTTGCTTCGCAAACCGGGATGACAGGGGTGTGGATGCCCCGCTGGGCGCCGATCCAGCTCCGCCCGCGGGGGAGGAATTCATTTTCGGGCCATCACCTCGCG
This region includes:
- a CDS encoding NADP-dependent oxidoreductase is translated as MPKSREIHLVARPSGMPAQGDFALIETQVPDAADGEVLVENLYMSVDPAMRPRLTAGQDLNVAMMGGALGRVVQSKNPDFAVGDLVSNRNGFREFFTSDGKGLTKLAADPDLPVTVHMHALGMTGFTAYGGLLHIGQLKDGEQVFVSTAAGAVGSVAAQIAKIKGCYVVGSTGAADKAAWLKDEVGLDAVINYKETPIRKALEEATPKGIDVYFDNVGGDHLEAALRRINTLGRIPVCGFISGYNSGHSSVSNLSNIIYSRVMLRGFVGTDFLHLHGQFLGDMAGWLKEGKVKYQETILDGIGNAPSALIGLMEGKNSGKMLVKLAE
- a CDS encoding small ribosomal subunit Rsm22 family protein — protein: MSFDLPPQLRLAADRLMDGVSRKDMAQRAGAISARYRAGGGSAAVVASQADATAYVLTRLPATFAACGRVFEELSQRAPDFSPTSLLDAGAGPGGASWAALETWPQIASASLLDSNRAFLDIAATLAVDAPAPLQGAERIRADLTAPGDWPSADLVVASYALAEIPETKQAATIAALWASTLGALALVEPGTPAGYARILAARQALIEAGASILAPCPHQAPCPLAAPDWCHFSQRLARSRDHRLAKGAETPFEDEKFIYLLAARPGVAAEAPSARVLAPPRAGKPGIELKLCTPRGAAELAFAAKRDKAAYAVARRLDWGDALPEG